In a genomic window of Methanomassiliicoccus sp.:
- a CDS encoding PocR ligand-binding domain-containing protein, translating to MATSINVPFNGTAGSAAIAGKDISTDICHALIDIIGADRLQAVVDDFYELTKMSISVIGVDGRVVVQAGWNDICTQFHRQNPRSLQRCVESETHPTMYLVEGEVFEYKCKNLMWHIVTPIFIEGKHIGNVFLGQFFYDDEDLDTDLFIEQAQKYGFKEEEYLAALKIVPRWSREYIKTSIRFCVNLTTLVSELGLSKLNLMRENGERRRVEEELRKANEKLNLLSNITRHDINNQLMVLKGNLDFAMRNVQDPAVLSRMAKIDKAADNIEKQISFTKDYQDLGVSAPCWQKICERVADYVKILDIKQLTVCDRGRDLELIADPMIGKVFYNLLENSVKHGGKMISASFCCQDCDNGDLLITYEDDGNGIPSEEKERIFERGYGKGTGLGLFLSREILAVTGMTIRENGEYGKGARFEMRVPKDMFRFVHSE from the coding sequence GTGGCCACGAGCATAAATGTACCTTTTAATGGAACGGCGGGTTCTGCCGCAATTGCCGGAAAAGACATTAGCACCGACATCTGCCACGCATTGATCGACATCATCGGGGCGGACAGGCTACAAGCGGTTGTTGACGATTTCTATGAGCTCACGAAAATGTCCATCTCTGTCATTGGCGTTGATGGCAGGGTTGTCGTCCAGGCGGGATGGAACGACATCTGTACGCAGTTCCATCGACAGAACCCTCGGTCCCTGCAGAGGTGTGTGGAGAGTGAAACGCATCCCACCATGTATCTCGTGGAGGGTGAAGTATTCGAATACAAATGCAAGAACCTCATGTGGCATATCGTCACACCGATATTCATTGAAGGAAAACACATCGGCAATGTCTTCCTGGGACAGTTCTTCTATGATGACGAGGACCTTGACACCGATCTGTTCATCGAGCAAGCGCAAAAATACGGCTTCAAGGAAGAGGAATATTTAGCCGCTCTTAAAATTGTCCCTCGGTGGAGCCGAGAGTACATCAAGACATCCATAAGATTCTGCGTTAATCTGACCACCTTGGTCTCAGAACTTGGCCTTAGCAAGCTCAACTTGATGAGAGAGAACGGGGAACGCCGCAGGGTCGAGGAAGAATTAAGGAAGGCGAATGAAAAATTAAACCTTCTAAGCAACATCACCAGACATGATATCAATAATCAGTTAATGGTCCTCAAGGGCAATCTTGATTTTGCCATGAGAAACGTCCAGGATCCAGCAGTTCTATCCAGGATGGCAAAGATAGATAAAGCGGCCGATAATATTGAGAAACAGATCAGCTTCACCAAGGACTATCAGGACCTCGGCGTCAGTGCTCCTTGCTGGCAAAAAATATGCGAGCGGGTGGCTGATTACGTGAAGATATTGGACATCAAGCAATTGACCGTATGCGACCGAGGCCGTGACCTGGAGCTGATAGCTGATCCGATGATCGGCAAGGTGTTCTACAATCTCCTTGAGAACAGCGTCAAGCATGGTGGCAAGATGATCTCCGCGAGCTTTTGCTGCCAGGACTGCGATAATGGGGATCTTCTAATTACCTACGAGGACGACGGGAACGGCATACCGAGCGAGGAGAAGGAGCGAATATTCGAGCGAGGCTATGGGAAGGGTACCGGACTTGGCCTCTTTCTTTCCAGAGAGATACTGGCAGTTACTGGCATGACTATTAGGGAGAATGGTGAGTATGGGAAGGGGGCTCGGTTCGAGATGAGGGTCCCGAAGGACATGTTCAGGTTCGTTCACTCTGAATGA
- a CDS encoding DUF2148 domain-containing protein yields MSLKETVNFVGNLMELAARTAPKAVGQDFIEAKVLSDDERVAVGSDLIAIASERRSPNWERDGRNVLDSSAVVLIGLLPHKGAGLDCGACGFKYCAEFNQRSMNGEFLGPNCSIRMLDLGIALGSAAKVASDMNVDNRIMYRIGVSARRLGLTTSNICHGIPLSATGKNIFFDRQPKK; encoded by the coding sequence ATGTCTCTGAAAGAAACGGTGAACTTCGTCGGCAATTTGATGGAGCTTGCGGCTAGGACTGCCCCCAAGGCCGTGGGTCAGGACTTCATAGAGGCCAAGGTTTTGAGCGACGACGAGAGGGTCGCCGTTGGGAGCGACCTCATTGCCATAGCCTCGGAACGCCGCTCGCCCAACTGGGAACGCGATGGACGGAACGTTCTGGACTCATCGGCGGTGGTGCTGATCGGCCTGCTCCCGCATAAGGGGGCGGGGCTCGACTGCGGAGCATGCGGGTTCAAGTACTGCGCAGAGTTCAACCAGCGCTCCATGAACGGTGAGTTCCTGGGACCCAATTGTTCAATCCGCATGCTTGATCTGGGCATCGCCCTGGGGTCGGCGGCCAAGGTGGCCTCGGACATGAACGTGGACAACCGCATCATGTATCGCATCGGAGTATCGGCCCGCCGTCTCGGCCTGACCACATCGAACATCTGCCACGGCATCCCTCTATCCGCGACCGGAAAGAACATCTTCTTCGACCGGCAGCCTAAGAAGTAG
- a CDS encoding histidine kinase N-terminal 7TM domain-containing protein yields the protein MLEASLLIMALVLTAIASSLAVMVWNKSRRDYRKAFALLMASQVLIMWSYTFDVFAENLEWKLFWNNFEYLGYMCAIVSFFLFAVQYSSNLHLNRPLIAILGIPSVLVVLAVATNPLHHLFYLRTTVSSDYFQSFNAIYGPLFYAYVAYAVAIIMTGLSYLVVSYFRASHTHRTRVGITGLACLIAIVSVVLNYPPLNIISGSIAFVLGCLTADLLLFLGAFSFELFSMVPFELERVMGLTRGGVFILDDEDTVMYQNQMAESLAQRKATLYQDKLMDVMPAFPREVLEGKKETSNPIEEIHELVPGRFFDVTVLPINDYSGRLIGKTVTLREITAQRRAEAEANAAKHTLDLMNSITRHDVLNQLTIIEGNLIMAQRKTADAAILKHIDASYQAALNIQKQMQFARDYQEMTKRTPVWQNVEEKIMEASTGLDLKGAHLSIDTKGVEILADLLLEKVLYNLMHNSIVHGGKVHNIAFLAKGDRECLQLIYTDDGAGISADMKPTLFSKGGGSNTGLGLFLSKEILGHSGMVISEDGRAGQGVRFVIRVPKGGYRNFHGEQTILVASSQPSVMSP from the coding sequence ATGCTGGAAGCATCCCTGTTAATAATGGCCCTGGTCCTCACAGCTATAGCCAGCAGTCTTGCTGTGATGGTCTGGAACAAGAGTAGGAGGGACTATCGTAAAGCGTTCGCGCTGCTGATGGCATCTCAAGTGCTGATCATGTGGAGCTATACCTTCGATGTGTTCGCCGAGAACCTCGAATGGAAGCTGTTCTGGAACAACTTCGAGTACCTGGGCTATATGTGCGCCATCGTATCGTTCTTCCTGTTCGCGGTCCAATACTCCAGCAACCTTCACTTGAACCGCCCCCTCATCGCAATCCTGGGAATCCCTTCTGTTTTGGTGGTCCTGGCAGTGGCGACCAATCCGCTCCACCACCTCTTCTATCTGAGGACAACCGTATCGAGCGACTACTTCCAATCCTTCAATGCAATCTACGGTCCCCTATTCTATGCCTATGTGGCCTACGCGGTAGCCATCATAATGACCGGCCTAAGTTACCTCGTGGTTAGCTACTTCAGGGCTTCCCACACCCACCGTACCAGGGTGGGGATAACTGGCCTGGCATGCTTAATCGCGATTGTATCGGTGGTGCTCAACTACCCCCCTCTGAACATAATCTCAGGCAGCATAGCTTTCGTCCTGGGATGCCTGACGGCCGACCTGCTGCTCTTCCTCGGGGCGTTCAGTTTCGAGCTTTTTTCCATGGTCCCCTTCGAGCTGGAAAGGGTCATGGGTTTGACCCGTGGAGGCGTGTTCATACTGGATGACGAGGACACCGTCATGTACCAAAATCAGATGGCCGAGTCCCTCGCCCAAAGGAAGGCCACCCTGTACCAGGACAAGCTGATGGATGTAATGCCTGCCTTTCCCAGGGAGGTCCTCGAAGGTAAGAAGGAGACCTCGAACCCGATCGAGGAGATACATGAGCTCGTCCCCGGCCGGTTCTTCGATGTAACCGTCCTGCCGATAAACGACTACTCAGGGCGCCTGATCGGGAAGACGGTCACCCTGAGGGAGATCACTGCCCAGAGAAGGGCGGAGGCCGAAGCTAACGCGGCCAAGCATACTCTTGACCTCATGAACAGCATCACCCGCCACGACGTCCTTAACCAGCTGACGATCATCGAGGGCAACCTGATCATGGCCCAGAGGAAGACCGCCGACGCGGCTATTCTGAAGCATATCGATGCCAGCTACCAGGCTGCTCTTAACATCCAGAAGCAGATGCAGTTCGCCCGCGACTACCAGGAGATGACCAAGCGGACACCAGTATGGCAGAACGTGGAGGAGAAGATCATGGAGGCGAGCACCGGCCTGGACCTCAAGGGGGCGCATCTCAGCATCGACACCAAAGGGGTAGAGATACTCGCTGATCTCCTGTTAGAGAAGGTTCTCTATAACTTAATGCATAACTCGATTGTCCACGGAGGCAAGGTGCATAACATAGCGTTCCTGGCCAAGGGGGACAGGGAATGTCTTCAGCTAATCTACACCGACGATGGCGCGGGCATCAGCGCAGACATGAAGCCGACCCTGTTCTCCAAGGGGGGCGGTTCCAACACTGGTCTGGGGCTTTTCCTGTCAAAGGAGATCCTGGGCCACAGCGGTATGGTCATCAGCGAGGATGGGCGGGCCGGTCAGGGCGTTAGGTTCGTGATAAGGGTACCCAAAGGCGGCTATCGCAACTTCCACGGCGAGCAGACGATCCTGGTCGCATCCTCGCAGCCTTCTGTGATGAGCCCATGA
- a CDS encoding P-II family nitrogen regulator: MIRAIIRPDHEKDVIDELDRVGLGAMTKLNVFGRGKEKGLMEDPVEWDSSLTKHDEVPKVMLLLAVEDDDLPTVTGIIMRSARTGKIGDGKIFVSDIDLVRTVSTMAAGI; this comes from the coding sequence CTGATCAGAGCAATAATCAGACCGGACCACGAGAAGGACGTGATCGATGAGCTGGACCGGGTGGGGCTGGGGGCGATGACCAAACTGAACGTCTTCGGGCGAGGCAAGGAGAAGGGCCTCATGGAAGACCCGGTAGAGTGGGATAGTTCCCTGACCAAACATGATGAGGTGCCCAAAGTCATGCTATTGCTCGCGGTAGAGGATGATGACCTCCCAACAGTAACTGGGATCATCATGAGGAGCGCTCGGACCGGCAAGATAGGTGATGGGAAGATATTCGTCTCGGACATTGACCTCGTCCGCACCGTCAGCACCATGGCCGCTGGGATCTAG
- a CDS encoding P-II family nitrogen regulator, with the protein MKEVLAIIRRDKLSETKAGLLRIGVPGLTYASAEGRGKTKGVDHSKTKIGEVKLARSQGFVPKILVSVIVEDGEMEGVVNKIIAINHTGVSGDGKIFVCPLEGCTRIRTGEQGSLALR; encoded by the coding sequence ATGAAGGAAGTACTGGCGATCATCCGGAGGGACAAGTTGTCCGAGACCAAGGCCGGGCTACTGAGAATAGGGGTCCCTGGCCTCACCTATGCAAGCGCTGAAGGAAGGGGAAAAACCAAAGGCGTGGACCATTCCAAGACGAAGATAGGTGAGGTGAAGCTGGCGAGGAGCCAAGGCTTCGTCCCAAAGATCCTGGTGTCAGTGATCGTGGAGGACGGGGAAATGGAGGGGGTTGTGAACAAGATCATCGCCATCAATCATACCGGTGTGAGTGGGGACGGCAAGATATTCGTGTGCCCGCTGGAGGGCTGCACCAGGATCAGGACCGGGGAACAGGGAAGTTTGGCACTACGTTAA